In Nicotiana tabacum cultivar K326 chromosome 2, ASM71507v2, whole genome shotgun sequence, the following proteins share a genomic window:
- the LOC142166258 gene encoding uncharacterized protein LOC142166258, whose amino-acid sequence MAVNGETVVQTPENQFPTEYATQSAGNQIISFQLTGIENYSIWFRSMRVTLLGRNKLVAKGLLGGIMYAFSAQVVWEELAERFNKVDGSRTFNLHKKIATLSQGTTSLSVYFSKSKDLWEEFESLVPAPGCDCPKSREFVAYLQKLKLFQFLMGLNDSYSQARSQILMRSPTPTVNQAYALIVSDKGQKSMAATTGIMGANPTVQMGSFEAAMYSKTGGTQNHNKRFRRNLDLYCEFCKMKGHNKENCYKIVGYPTDFKNKRRGNVNSNTNAAYNANVLTKRSNSGHKSVDQEYQQRSTFNYEKNTNVNDQITGVGSNNLSNNSPMSQLANYALTKNQYEKILQLLNKTTVPNNTASSETAAGMDTTLRFSDCIKQWIIDTSATNHMVSDISLLKKDIITETGNSKNILLCNGDITVVTHTGSNSILEDNIITNELFTGKVKGNGKEDGGLYLLYTDSREKKKLEALINETIEAGNINVVLWHKKFGHVSTQVLKRLIQVDLETHQE is encoded by the exons ATGGCAGTAAATGGTGAAACAGTGGTTCAAACTCCAGAAAATCAGTTTCCCACTGAGTATGCAACCCAATCTGCAGGAAATCAA ATCATCTCTTTTCAATTAACTGGAATTGAGAATTACTCAATTTGGTTTAGATCTATGAGAGTTACATTGCTAGGAAGGAACAAGCTGG TCGCAAAAGGACTTCTTGGAGGAATCATGTATGCATTTAGTGCACAAGTTGTCTGGGAAGAACTTGCTGAAAGATTCAACAAAGTGGATGGCTCAAGAACCTTTAATCTACACAAGAAAATTGCTACACTGTCTCAAGGCACAACTTCACTATCTGTGTACTTCTCAAAATCGAAAGATCTATGGGAAGAGTTTGAATCTTTAGTGCCAGCACCTGGCTGTGATTGCCCAAAATCAAGAGAATTTGTAGCCTATCTACAGAAATTAAAGCTATTTCAATTTTTAATGGGGCTAAACGACTCATATTCACAAGCTAGAAGTCAAATTCTGATGAGAAGTCCTACTCCTACTGTTAATCAGGCATATGCCTTAATTGTGAGTGATAAAGGGCAGAAATCTATGGCTGCTACAACAGGAATTATGGGTGCCAATCCTACAGTTCAAATGGGAAGCTTTGAAGCTGCAATGTATTCTAAGACTGGAGGAACTCAGAATCATAATAAGAGGTTTAGAAGGAATTTAGATCTCTACTGTGAATTCTGCAAGATGAAGGGGCATAACAAAGAAAACTGCTATAAAATAGTTGGCTATCCAACAGACTTCAAAAACAAAAGAAGGGGAAATGTAAACTCAAATACAAATGCAGCTTATAATGCCAATGTCCTAACAAAAAGAAGCAATTCTGGGCACAAGTCAGTTGAtcaagaatatcaacaaagatCTACATTCAACtatgaaaaaaatacaaatgtGAATGATCAAATTACTGGAGTTGGTTCAAACAACTTAAGCAATAACAGCCCTATGAGTCAGCTGGCAAACTATGCACTCACCAAAAATCAGTATGAAAAAATTCTTCAACTATTGAATAAAACCACAGTACCTAATAACACTGCATCATCTGAAACTGCAGCAGGTATGGATACAACTTTACGTTTTTCTGATTGTATTAAACAATGGATTATAGATACAAGTGCCACAAACCACATGGTTTCAGACATAAGTCTGCTAAAGAAAGATATTATTACTGAAACAGGAAATTCAAAGAATATTCTGTTATGTAATGGGGATATTACAGTAGTTACACATACAGGATCCAACTCAATTTTAGAAGATAATATAATAACAAAT GAACTCTTCACTGGGAAGGTGAAGGGGAATGGTAAAGAAGATGGTGGACTTTATCTTCTATACACTGAttcaagagaaaaaaagaaattggAGGCATTAATTAATGAGACAATTGAAGCTGGAAACATAAATGTAGTGTTGTGGCATAAAAAATTTGGGCATGTATCTACACAAGTATTAAAAAGACTGATTCAAGTAGATTTAGAAACGCATCAAGAATAG